GATCGTTGCAGCTGCAGCCTTGTGCCATCGCTTGTTCCGGCGACTGGAGCGCATAATCTGTTCGCTTTTCAATGGGTTTGGGGACGCCGGCAGAGAATCAAGTGTGGCATCAATCCGGTTACGAACGAGTTCAGACATCAGAGGACGCTCCTTTGCTTGGTTTTTTAATTCCTGATCGATATTAAACGGGTTTGACATGTAAGTTTACCTCCCGAAAATTTTTGAATTTCTGATATAACTCCTGCCTTGCCCGAGTAAGTCTCATTTTCACTGCACTTTCGGAAATATTCAGCGTATCGGCGACTTGACGCAGGGATAGGTCCTCAAAATAATGCAAAACGACTACAATTCGTTTCGATTCCTCCAGACGGTCTACCGCTTCTCGCATATCAACCTCATCGTAGGGACTGGAATGCTCCCGCTTTTCTGAAGGTACTTCCGCATAAGCGGTGGAGAGAGAGCGGCGAGACAGCATCGTGTTGCATTCATTGATGAGGATGCGATACAGCCAGGTTTTGAAATACCGGGGTTCCCGGAGTGTATGCACCGATTTATATGCGTTCAGAATGGTCTCCTGAATGGCATCGGCCACATCCTCCTCTTTTCGCAGCATGGATTTTGCCGTATTGTACAAAGAGTTTTCAATGTCTCGAATAAGCCGGATAAAGGCTTCACGATCTCCTTGGATGGCCTGGTTAACGAGATCGGTTGAATCCATGGATAACAGCTCCTTTCGTATTGGAGGGATGAAGCCAGCACTTGGCTGGTTTTGATATGAATTAGACTGGCGGGTAGGGCATATGGTCACATTTATTTTTATAATTTTTAAAAAAAAGAGCGTTGTTATATATGACGTATCGGTTCTCTATGATCCCTTCAATGCTAAGAAAGGTTGATTTTTCCTGAAGATTGGATGATTGACTTTTTCGAAAACAGCACTATAATAAACTTATATTCATAACACGGACTGTTACTGGGGAAACCAGGCATGACCGAATTCGATTGCTTTACTGTAATCGCTTTCGGTCTTTTTTTATTTTTGTTGGGGGGTGAGAACATTGAAGGTTATCAAGAAAGTAAACAATAACGTAGCCATCGCTATTAATGAACATAACGAAGAGGTATTTGTCGTAGGCAAGGGTGTAGGATTTCTGAAAACGCCCTATGAGCTGACGGAGACGGACTTGGTAGAGAAAATATTCGTAGCACCAAAGAACATCCGTATGTATGACCTGCTGAACAGTATTCCGATTGAGGATATTTATCTCGCGGAGGAAGTCATCAAGCTGGGCAGTCAGATCCTGAATAAAACATTTAACCCGAATCTGCTTCTCACCCTGTCTGACCATATCAGTTTTGCATTAACCCGAACCAAAGAAGGCATCCGTATCAAAAATCCGCTGGAATGGGAAGTGCGGACACTCTATCCGGACGAGACCCGGGTGGGGGAGGCTGCCCTGAAACTGATTCAGGAAAAAACGGATATCGCTCTGCCGACAGCCGAAACAACACTGATTGCTCTGCATTTTGTTAATGCACAGGTGGGCTCTGGAGAGATGAGTGATACCACCAAGGTAACCACAGTTACGGGCGAGATCCTGTCCGTGATCAAATATGCTCTCAAAATTGACTTTCAAGAGGATTCCATCCATTTCATGCGCTTTGCCACACATATTCGGTATTTCATTCTGAGGCAGATGAGCGGTAAATCGCTCAAAGACGAGAATGAATCGCTTTTCCTGATGGTGAAGGAGAAGTTTCCGAAAGAACTCGCTTGTGTGGAGAAGATTGCGGACTTTCTGAAAAATAACTATGGCTGGACCTGTTCGGATGATGAAAAGTTATATCTGATTCTGCATATCCAACGATTGATTTAGAATGAACCAACGGAATGAATGAACTAGTGAAGAAACTAACCGAATAATCCATATTGGACTGTTACTGATTCGATCAGGCATGACCAAGCGTAGGGAATGACGATTCCCCGGCTTGGTCATTTTTTATATATCCAATTTATTCATGTAGAGGAGAAGGGTCATGAACAACAAAGACTTGGCTAAAAACGTACTTGATCTCGTTGGCGGCGAGCAAAATATATCGGGTCTGACGCACTGTGCAACCCGTTTGAGATTCGTATTGAAGGATGATCACAAAGCAGACCTCAAGGCGCTGGATCAGCTCGAAGGTGTGCTCAAGGCACAAAATTCCGGTGGACAGGTTCAGGTTGTTATCGGTGCCAAAGTAGACGCGGTATACAGTGAAGTGAAGAATTTAACTTCTGGCAAGATTGGCGAGCTTACGGAGTCTACAGACAGTGGACCGAAAAAGAGACGTAATCCCGTCAACGTAGTGCTTGAAACCATCGCAGGTATATTCACCCCTGTTCTGCCAGCACTTGTTGGTTGCGGGATGATCAAATGTTTGGCTACCGTTATAACTGCCATGGGTTACCTGGAAGGCTCCGGTTTCCTGACGATCATTAACATGATCGGGGACTGCATTTTCTATTTCATGCCATTCTTCCTGGCTGTTAGTGCAGCAAACCGTTTCAAAACCAATCCCTACTTGGCGGTAGCTCTTGCTGCGGGACTCATGCATCCAACCATTTTGAACGCTGCGGCTCAGATTGCTGAGACGGGTGTAAATAGTATCGATTTTCTTGGCATGCCAATTCTGTTGATGAAATATTCTTCTTCCGTCATACCAATCATTCTGGCGGTGTGGATTATGAGTTATGTGTATCCAATCGTCAATCGAGTGATTCCCAAGTTTCTACAGGTCCTGCTTACCCCAATGATTGTTTTGTTCATTATGATTCCAGTGGAACTGATTGTGCTCGGCCCAGTAGGATCATATATCGGTGACTGGTTGACTAATGGTATTAACTCATTGTTCTCCACTGCAGGTGTTCTTGCTGGTGCAATTCTTGGATTTTTCAAACCGATCATGGTCATGTTTGGTATGCACTATGCGATCATGCCTATTCAGGTTCAACAAGTGGCTACACTGGGTGCAACCGTGCTGTTACCAACGGCACTGGCGGCGAATTTGGCTCAGGCTGGAGCAGCATTTGGTGTGTTTGTCCTAACGAAGAGTAAAACGATGAAATCAGCGGCTGCTTCGAGTGGATTCACCGCCTTGTTCGGAATTACCGAGCCGGCGATCTATGGGGTAACGCTGAAATACAAACGTCCCTTCTTTGCAGGTTGTCTGGCAGGTGGAGTAGTCGGTGGATTCTACAGCTTGGTGCATACAACAGCGAATGCTATTTCACTTCCAGGTGTATTGGCAATTGGCACGTATTCATCGGATCGTTACATGTATGTCGTTATTGGTTGTATTGCTGCAGTTGTACTCGGGTTTGTGTTCACGCTGTTGGCGGGCATCAAGGAAGATACAGATGGAAATAAATCAAAGCAGCAAGCTACGAATAAAGTAAATAGCAATCAGGCGGCAGTTGCAACGGACACTACTCCAGAGTCAGTGCCATCACAGACATCCACATCTTCTGACATGCTTATTGTTAGTCCAATGACAGGGGAGATCAAACCCATCTCTGAGGTAGAAGATCAGGCATTTGCCCAAGAGTTAATGGGTAAAGGTATTGCAATTGTTCCGACAGATGGCAAGGTATACGCTCCATTTGATGGGGTAGTCGAAGCACTTTATCGCACCAAACACGCCATTGGACTAAAGGCAGCGAATGGTGTCGAGATCCTGATCCATATCGGGGTGGATACCGTCAGTCTGAAAGGGAAATATTTTAACGCCCATATCGAACAGGGACAGACCATCAAGGCTGGCGATTTATTGGTGGAGTTTGATCCGGAGGGTATTACGTCAGCGGGCTACAACACCATCACGTCCATTGTCGTTACCAACATGCAACAGTATGGGGACGTACTGACTACAGCGACCAGCGGCCCGATCCGGGAGAGTGAAGCGCTGATCAAGCTAATCCCCTGAAACCTTAAATAAGCCATTTAAATAACACGTAATAACAGGAGGAAACTAAAATGACGAATTCCAATTTTCCAAAAGATTTTCTGTGGGGCGGTGCACTGTCTGCCTGTCAGGCTGAAGGTGCTTATAATGTGGATGGCAAGAGCCTGACCATTCCAGAAGTGATGAAGTTTAACGAGAAGAACGACCGCAAGGTGACCAAGCAGATCAGGGTAAATTGGGAGATGATTGAAGAGGCGAGGAATGACCCGGATACCGTGAAATATCCGAAGCGCCGGGGGATCGATTTTTATCATAACTTCCGTGAGGATATCGCCTTGTTCGCCGAGATGGGATTCAAAGTATTTCGTTATTCCATTTCATGGGCCAGAGTATTTCCAGGTGGCGACGATGCCGCTCCGAACGAAAAGGCACTAGAGTTCTATGATCAGGTGATTGATGAATGTCTTAAACATGGTATGGAGCCTCTGATCACCATCAGTCACTTTGATACGCCAATTGTACTGATGGACAAGTTCGGAGGATGGTATAACCGCAAGCTGATCGATCTGTATGTGAACTATTGTAATGTGCTGTTCAATCGCTACAAGGGCAAAGTGAAATATTGGGTGACGTTCAACGAGATCAACATGAGCGTGAAAGCATCGGCGAAGACGCTGGGAATCATTGATTATGATGCTCCGAATTATGAAGAAATGCTGTTCCAGGGGCTGCATCATCAATTTGTAGCTGCGTCCAGAGCAACCAAGATGGCTCATGAGATTGATACAAACAATCAGATTGGAAGCATGGTCGCTTATTTTACAACGTATCCATACACATGCAAGCCGGAGGATGCACTTCAGATGCAGCAGGATGATCAGATGAAAAATCAATTCTACTTGGATGTGCTCAATGAAGGCGAGTACCCTTACTATAGTAAAACGTATTTCAAAAACAAGGAGATCCAGCTGAATATCGAGGATGGCGATCTGGATAACATTCGCGCACATACGGCTGACTTTGTGGGGATGTCGTATTACAACTCGATGATTTCCAGCAGTGATACGGAGCAGCTCGAACTAACGGCAGGTAATGTACACAGTGTATATAAAAACCCGCATCTGCCCGCTAACGAGTGGGGTTGGCAGATTGATCCGATTGGCCTGCGTTATACGCTTAATCTCGTCTATGATCGGTATCAAAAGCCTGTCTTCATTCTGGAGAACAGCTCAGGCTTCTACGATAAGCTGAATGAAGATGGAACGATCAACGATCCATACCGGATTGATTTCCTGAGCAAACATATCGAACAGATGGGACTCGCCATTGCGGATGGGGTCGAAGTGTTGGGATACACGATGTGGGGGCCAATCGACATGATCAGTTCAGGTACTTCCGAAATGAGCAAACGGTACGGATTTATCTACGTCGATCAGGATGACTATGGCAATGGTACGCTGCAAAGATATCGGAAGGATTCGTTCTTCTGGTATCAGAATGTGATCCGTTCCAACGGAGCAGAACTGTAACAGAGCATGAATATTCTGGGTCGTATCAAAAAAATCCCCGGCGGCTTGCTGATCGTTCCCATGCTGGCCGCTGCGGTCATCAACACGGTGTTTCCATCGTTTTTTCAGGTCGGAGATCCAACGACAGCACTATTCACATCGAAAGGCACCATGGTGCTGATTGGCATGATTTTGCTGGTTTCAGGGACACAACTGAACTTGTCACAGCTTCTGGTGACCTTGAAGAGAGCAGGAGTACTCTGTATTTCACGTATTCTCATCAGCTGCCTGTTCGGCTGGGCATTTGTACACTTTTTTGGCATAAGTGGGGTCGGAGGAGTGTCAGCGGTAGCTTTCATCGCCGTTCTGACCAGTTGTAATCCGGGCTTATATCTTGCCCTGATGAACACGTACGGAGATGATGTGGATCGTGCTGCGTTTGGCATTTTGAATCTGATTGCCGTACCGGTTATTCCGGTTATGATATTGAATTCCGCGAGCGGTGTTGGTATCGATTACCTTAGCGTACTTGCTACACTAGTACCTTTTTTCATCGGCATACTTCTTGGTAACCTGGATAACAACATCCAGAAGATGTTCGCTCCGGGAACACTGATTCTGCTGCCTTTTCTAGGCACCAGCTTCGGGTCGAATATTGATCTGCGTATTGCATTTCAATCCAGTCTATCCGGTTTGCTGGTCACGGTGTTATTTTTGCTGATCTGCATGCTGCCGCTCATGGGAATTGATCGGAAGATATTAGGACGGCCCGGTTATGCAGCGGCTGCGACATGTTCGGTTGCTGGATTATCCATGGTGGTGCCTTCGATGGCTGCCGGGTTCAATCCGGCGTATGCGCCTTATGTGGACACAGCTATCGCTCAGATTGCCTTTGCCGTGATCCTGACGTCGGTGACCGTGCCTTATATCGTGAAACGTCTGGCTGGAGGAACAACGACGGAAGCTTCTGCATCAACAAATCAATAAAAAAACAGCATGTGTTCTGTCAGGTCATGACGGATCACATGCTGTTTTGCTTTGTACATCTATATGATCTCCTGGGGGAGGAGAGGAATGAATCGGTTTATTTTACAGACCAAGCAATTGTTTAACACTTTCAGCTACCGCTTTGCTGGATTGCGGATTCTGCCCTGTGACCACGCGGCCATCTGTTGTGACATAGGAACTGAAGGCAGCAGCTTTATCGTAATGTGCAGCACGTTCTCTCAAAGCATCTTCCAGCAGGAAAGGAACATACTCGGTTTGTTGAGCCAATGTTTCTTCTTCATTTGTGAAGCCGGAAACGGTTTTGTCGTTGATCAAAAGCAGGCCGTTGGACAGCTTCACATTCAGCAGAGCTGTAACCCCGTGGCACACGCCGGATACAACGCCGCCTTTTTCATAGATATCACGAGAAAGCTCTTGAAGTTCGGCATTGTCCGGGAAATCCCACATCGTACCGTGACCGCCTGTGAAGTAGATTGCATCGTAGTCACTCGCGTTTACTTCGCTAGGTTTCAGCGTATTTTTTAATTGGTTCATGAACGTTTCGTTCTCGAAATAGGCTTTGGTGCTCTCATCGAGGGAGTCACCCAGACTTTTTGGATCAAGAGGTACGTTACCACCTTTAGGGCTAACCAGATCGATCTGAACATTGTCATTATGGTCAAACTCTTCAATAAAGTGAGTTGCTTCGCTCAGCCACAAGCCGGTAGGTTCGTCCTTTGTTGCGTATTTATCTACATTTGTTAGAACAACCAGTATCTTTTTCATATAAAAACCTCCCGTAAAGTGTATAACATTCATTTATATTAAATATTACAAAATTAAATTGTGTAAAATATATTATTAAACATAACATAACCATGTTCTAAAGTAAAATCATGAACGTATCTTCGATCTCCATTGTTACTTTCAAGCGTAGGAGTAAGAACAATTTAGTCGTAGTAAATATACCCTTAAGAATGCACTTTTACTTATAATGCCCTGTTTAATTTACTCAAATTGTAAGCGGAGGTAGGCGTGTGTAAGCGATATCAAAATTATTTCAAATTTGATGTTAATTTGATTGAACAACTAGTACTTTTGATTTAGAATGACGGAAGATGCCAACAAAAAACTGGTACATATTACATATGGACTCGGAGGAACAGTCATGAAACGTTCAGGTAAATTTTTCGCTTCATCCGTAGTTGCTGCTGTCGCTGCAGTATCTATCGTCTCTTCAGCTTCAGCAAGCACAGTTTCCGTCTCCAACATCTCCGGCGTAACACCTATCAACATTAGCAGTATGGATATCGAAACGGCTTTGATGATGGTCCAACAAGAACGTACCAAATTACTGGATGCACAATTGCAAACGCAAATCCAGGAGGTACAGAACCGTAATCAACAGATCGCGGAGTTGAACTCTCAATTGCAGGTTGCCCAGCAAAACGGGGATGAAGCAGCTGTTCAGAAGCTGAAAGGCCAAATTGATGCTGCGAGCAATTCCCAGCAGATGGACATGCTTCGTCTGCAGTCCATGTCCAACAAGCGTAATGAAGCATTTGATGTAATGACAAACTTTGTCAAAAAAATGCAGGAATCAAGATCATCTATCATCGGTAACATGCGTTAAGAACGGATGATTAACTGTAACAATACAAAAAGAGCGGAGCCGGAATTTTAATTCCGAAACTTCGCTCTTTTTGTGTTTCTCTTTTTAATTATATAACTTATCTTAAACGGGGACGGAAGTCCCGTCTTCTACTGCATTCTTCAATCCAAGTTAGCCCGACCAGTCACGACGCCGAGTGAACAGATCTTTCAGCTCGTCCGTTGACAATTCCGTAATCCAGTTCTCGGAGCTTGTGATGATGTTATCGCTTAGCTGCTGTTTGCTCTCCAACATCTCGTCGATCCGCTCCTCTAGTGTACCGAGAGAGATGAACTTATGCACCTGTACATCTTTGGTCTGACCCATCCGGTAAGCCCGGTCGGTGGCTTGATTCTCAACAGCAGGGTTCCACCAGCGGTCAAAGTGGAAGACATGATTGGCTGCGGTCAGATTCAATCCCACACCGCCTGCCTTGATGGACAGGATGAAGACGGACGGCTGCTTGTCCTCAGGCAGTGTTCGGGATTGGAATTCCTCAATCATGCGATCCCTTGCCGTCTTGGAGGTACCCCCGTGCAGATACAGCACAGGTTCCTGCAACTCCTGACGGAGTACCTGTTGCAGCATCTGTCCCATACCGATGTATTGGGTGAAAATCAGGCATCGCTCGCCCTCATCCCGCAATTCACGGACAAGCTCCATCAGTCGTTCCAGCTTCGCGGAACGGCTGATCAGCATCGCCATATCCTGCGGGCTGTACACATCATAAGAAGATGTTAATGTGCCGTCCTCGGGCAGTTCCTCCGGCAAAGCTTCTTTTGTCAGCAGCAGAGGGTGGTCACACAATTGTTTAAGCTGAGTTAGTGCCGACAGAATCGCACCTTTGCGTTTGATACCTTCAAGCTCTTTCATTTTATCCATCAGGGCCTGCACGGACTGGTCATATAATGCACTTTGTTCGCCCGTAAGGTGAATGTATGTTTTCATCTCGTTTTTGTCCGGCAGATCAAGCTGGATATTCGGATCTTTTTTCTTACGGCGCAGCATGAATGGTTTCACGAGCTGTTGCAGGTCCTGCATCCGCTGCTCATCCTTATCTTTCTCTATGGCACTGATAAAGCGAGTCTGGAATGCTCGGGCACTACCCAGGTATCCTGGATTGGTAAAATCATAGATCGACCACAGCTCGGACAACCGATTCTCGATTGGTGTGCCTGTCATGGCAATGCGGTGTTTTGCCGGGAAGCTGCGGACGGCCAGGGACTGTTTGGTCTGGGCGTTTTTGATATTCTGCGCTTCATCAAGACAGATGCACGCCCACGTGTAAGTCTGCAACATTTCCTGATCCAGTGTAGCCGTAGCAAAGGACGTGATGATGATGTCCACCTGTTCCGTCTGCTCCCGGAATTCTTCCCCACTTAATCGGCGTGCCCCGTAATGCAGACTGACATTAATGGAGGGTGCGAAGCGGCTAATCTCCTTTTGCCAGTTGCCCAATACAGAAGTTGGACAGATCAGAAGTGCCGGAGCCTGTCCCGGCTTACGTGGTTCATGTTCTTTGATGTGTAATAGATACGTAATGAACTGTATGGTTTTCCCGAGACCCATATCATCGGCAAGACATGCCCCAAGGCCGAATCTGCGCAGGAAACCAAGCCATGCAAAACCTTCCTTCTGATACGATCGCAGCTCGGCATGAAGCCCTGTAGGAATGGGCAGGGAAGGCGCACCGCCTTGTCCGCCTCCCAGTTGTGCAATGACCCGATTCAGGTGCTCGTTCAGCTCTACCTCCAGTCGAATATTTTCACTAGCCTGTGGTTGCTCTTCCTCCTCGGCCTGTTGTCCTTCCTTCCATTTCTGGTTGCGATATTCCCGTTGCTCATTATGCAGCAGATGCAGGTGCAGAATATCCTGGAATGAGAGTCCCTGTTCCCGATCTACACCGCCCATGGCACGACGTATCTGTTCCAGCAGGTCAGGGTCGAGAGGAACCCATTCTCCACGGAAGCGAACCAATCGTTCATTACGGGCCACAAGATCGGCGAACTCATCTTCGCTGAGATCCGTGTCACCAATTGCAATTCGCCAGTCAAAATGAATAATTGAATCCAGTCCGAAGAAGGACTGTCCCCGCTCACTGCCTTCCTCTGGCTTCACCTTGGCGCGCAGCTTAGGCTTCTTCTTCCGGGCTGCTTCCCACCAACCCGGGAGCAAGACTTGCCAACCCGCTGCCAGCAATCTGCCGCTATCCTGTGTAAGGAACTGCCAGGCTTCCTGATCTCCCAAAGGATCACTCAGCACATCCCGTCTGCCGCTAATAGAGCTTGCAAGACGTGGCAGATGTGCGCGAAGCTGATCCAGCCATCCGGCGGAGCGATCCAGAATGAACGGTGTCCATACTTCTGGCCATTCGCCTTCAAGTCTGCCGCGTGAATCCAGCATGACGGGCACCAAGATGGCGGCATCCAGCTTGTTCTGCAACACCAGTCGCAGCCGCCAAGATGGCTCGTCCTCGTCCGGCTCCTGCAATTGCAGCATAGGTCTGAATGGTGCAGCATCCGCTTTCCAGCCAATGGATACGAGCCAGGACTGAGCATCCATTCCGGCTGTCTTGGGTAGAGTACCGCGCTCTGGGAACAACTGCGGGAATTCACGCCGCAGATCGGTCGCAGCTTCCTCGGAACTGTACCATCGTTGGAATACGAAGGCAGAGTAGGCCGCCCCAAGCCCTTCGGCGTAGCTCTCGTCCGTCTGTTGAATCGCTTTGGTAAGCGATGCCCGATCCTGCTTTTTCAAGCTGTCCGGGTCCCAGGTCCACTGAAGTTGTCCTGCGCGATAAGCCTCAAAGCTGGGTACGTATTTGCGTTTCTCGACAGATGCTGCGAATGCCGGAGCCAGTCGAATCAGATGTTCCGCTTGCTCGTCCCATTTCCATTCAATATGAAGCAGCGTATGCATCTCGGCAAAGAAGGGAATGACTTCTTCCGCAGGCAGAACAACCAGCTCAATCTCTTCAATCTGCCGAACTTCCAATTCGGTACCGTAGAAGGAAGGCGCATGCCAAGCGAACAATCGCTGCTTAAGCGACTGTCCCGATACAAAGTGGTGTGTGTTGAGTGCTCCGTAAAACAAAGCATCACCATATCCGGTTAAAGCGACGTGAACCTCAATCGTTTCAGTGTATGGATGAATTAAGCTCATGAGATCAGTTTACCTTTCCGAAGCTCTTCCTGCAGGGCGCGCAGC
The window above is part of the Paenibacillus sp. 1781tsa1 genome. Proteins encoded here:
- a CDS encoding 2-keto-3-deoxygluconate permease, which encodes MNILGRIKKIPGGLLIVPMLAAAVINTVFPSFFQVGDPTTALFTSKGTMVLIGMILLVSGTQLNLSQLLVTLKRAGVLCISRILISCLFGWAFVHFFGISGVGGVSAVAFIAVLTSCNPGLYLALMNTYGDDVDRAAFGILNLIAVPVIPVMILNSASGVGIDYLSVLATLVPFFIGILLGNLDNNIQKMFAPGTLILLPFLGTSFGSNIDLRIAFQSSLSGLLVTVLFLLICMLPLMGIDRKILGRPGYAAAATCSVAGLSMVVPSMAAGFNPAYAPYVDTAIAQIAFAVILTSVTVPYIVKRLAGGTTTEASASTNQ
- a CDS encoding type 1 glutamine amidotransferase domain-containing protein yields the protein MKKILVVLTNVDKYATKDEPTGLWLSEATHFIEEFDHNDNVQIDLVSPKGGNVPLDPKSLGDSLDESTKAYFENETFMNQLKNTLKPSEVNASDYDAIYFTGGHGTMWDFPDNAELQELSRDIYEKGGVVSGVCHGVTALLNVKLSNGLLLINDKTVSGFTNEEETLAQQTEYVPFLLEDALRERAAHYDKAAAFSSYVTTDGRVVTGQNPQSSKAVAESVKQLLGL
- a CDS encoding RNA polymerase sigma factor: MDSTDLVNQAIQGDREAFIRLIRDIENSLYNTAKSMLRKEEDVADAIQETILNAYKSVHTLREPRYFKTWLYRILINECNTMLSRRSLSTAYAEVPSEKREHSSPYDEVDMREAVDRLEESKRIVVVLHYFEDLSLRQVADTLNISESAVKMRLTRARQELYQKFKNFREVNLHVKPV
- a CDS encoding beta-glucoside-specific PTS transporter subunit IIABC, producing the protein MNNKDLAKNVLDLVGGEQNISGLTHCATRLRFVLKDDHKADLKALDQLEGVLKAQNSGGQVQVVIGAKVDAVYSEVKNLTSGKIGELTESTDSGPKKRRNPVNVVLETIAGIFTPVLPALVGCGMIKCLATVITAMGYLEGSGFLTIINMIGDCIFYFMPFFLAVSAANRFKTNPYLAVALAAGLMHPTILNAAAQIAETGVNSIDFLGMPILLMKYSSSVIPIILAVWIMSYVYPIVNRVIPKFLQVLLTPMIVLFIMIPVELIVLGPVGSYIGDWLTNGINSLFSTAGVLAGAILGFFKPIMVMFGMHYAIMPIQVQQVATLGATVLLPTALAANLAQAGAAFGVFVLTKSKTMKSAAASSGFTALFGITEPAIYGVTLKYKRPFFAGCLAGGVVGGFYSLVHTTANAISLPGVLAIGTYSSDRYMYVVIGCIAAVVLGFVFTLLAGIKEDTDGNKSKQQATNKVNSNQAAVATDTTPESVPSQTSTSSDMLIVSPMTGEIKPISEVEDQAFAQELMGKGIAIVPTDGKVYAPFDGVVEALYRTKHAIGLKAANGVEILIHIGVDTVSLKGKYFNAHIEQGQTIKAGDLLVEFDPEGITSAGYNTITSIVVTNMQQYGDVLTTATSGPIRESEALIKLIP
- a CDS encoding glycoside hydrolase family 1 protein; translation: MTNSNFPKDFLWGGALSACQAEGAYNVDGKSLTIPEVMKFNEKNDRKVTKQIRVNWEMIEEARNDPDTVKYPKRRGIDFYHNFREDIALFAEMGFKVFRYSISWARVFPGGDDAAPNEKALEFYDQVIDECLKHGMEPLITISHFDTPIVLMDKFGGWYNRKLIDLYVNYCNVLFNRYKGKVKYWVTFNEINMSVKASAKTLGIIDYDAPNYEEMLFQGLHHQFVAASRATKMAHEIDTNNQIGSMVAYFTTYPYTCKPEDALQMQQDDQMKNQFYLDVLNEGEYPYYSKTYFKNKEIQLNIEDGDLDNIRAHTADFVGMSYYNSMISSSDTEQLELTAGNVHSVYKNPHLPANEWGWQIDPIGLRYTLNLVYDRYQKPVFILENSSGFYDKLNEDGTINDPYRIDFLSKHIEQMGLAIADGVEVLGYTMWGPIDMISSGTSEMSKRYGFIYVDQDDYGNGTLQRYRKDSFFWYQNVIRSNGAEL
- a CDS encoding PRD domain-containing protein, whose protein sequence is MKVIKKVNNNVAIAINEHNEEVFVVGKGVGFLKTPYELTETDLVEKIFVAPKNIRMYDLLNSIPIEDIYLAEEVIKLGSQILNKTFNPNLLLTLSDHISFALTRTKEGIRIKNPLEWEVRTLYPDETRVGEAALKLIQEKTDIALPTAETTLIALHFVNAQVGSGEMSDTTKVTTVTGEILSVIKYALKIDFQEDSIHFMRFATHIRYFILRQMSGKSLKDENESLFLMVKEKFPKELACVEKIADFLKNNYGWTCSDDEKLYLILHIQRLI
- a CDS encoding DEAD/DEAH box helicase, producing MHPYTETIEVHVALTGYGDALFYGALNTHHFVSGQSLKQRLFAWHAPSFYGTELEVRQIEEIELVVLPAEEVIPFFAEMHTLLHIEWKWDEQAEHLIRLAPAFAASVEKRKYVPSFEAYRAGQLQWTWDPDSLKKQDRASLTKAIQQTDESYAEGLGAAYSAFVFQRWYSSEEAATDLRREFPQLFPERGTLPKTAGMDAQSWLVSIGWKADAAPFRPMLQLQEPDEDEPSWRLRLVLQNKLDAAILVPVMLDSRGRLEGEWPEVWTPFILDRSAGWLDQLRAHLPRLASSISGRRDVLSDPLGDQEAWQFLTQDSGRLLAAGWQVLLPGWWEAARKKKPKLRAKVKPEEGSERGQSFFGLDSIIHFDWRIAIGDTDLSEDEFADLVARNERLVRFRGEWVPLDPDLLEQIRRAMGGVDREQGLSFQDILHLHLLHNEQREYRNQKWKEGQQAEEEEQPQASENIRLEVELNEHLNRVIAQLGGGQGGAPSLPIPTGLHAELRSYQKEGFAWLGFLRRFGLGACLADDMGLGKTIQFITYLLHIKEHEPRKPGQAPALLICPTSVLGNWQKEISRFAPSINVSLHYGARRLSGEEFREQTEQVDIIITSFATATLDQEMLQTYTWACICLDEAQNIKNAQTKQSLAVRSFPAKHRIAMTGTPIENRLSELWSIYDFTNPGYLGSARAFQTRFISAIEKDKDEQRMQDLQQLVKPFMLRRKKKDPNIQLDLPDKNEMKTYIHLTGEQSALYDQSVQALMDKMKELEGIKRKGAILSALTQLKQLCDHPLLLTKEALPEELPEDGTLTSSYDVYSPQDMAMLISRSAKLERLMELVRELRDEGERCLIFTQYIGMGQMLQQVLRQELQEPVLYLHGGTSKTARDRMIEEFQSRTLPEDKQPSVFILSIKAGGVGLNLTAANHVFHFDRWWNPAVENQATDRAYRMGQTKDVQVHKFISLGTLEERIDEMLESKQQLSDNIITSSENWITELSTDELKDLFTRRRDWSG